The following is a genomic window from Actinomadura sp. WMMB 499.
GGATGATGCGCCCACGGCAGCCGAGGCGGATAGCCCGAAATGGGCCAGCAGTAGCACAATGTTCGCTTCGGCTTCCCGGGCAGAGGGGCGACCATGAACGAACCCCCGGTCGAAGAGACCAAGGGGCTGGTGTACATCACCGACGGATCACTGGCCTACGCCGGCCATCACATCCACCAGGACAGCCACCCCGTGCACACCCACAGCTTCGTCGAGATCGCCGTCGTGACCGGCGGCAAGGGAGTGCACAAGTCACTCACCGGCCACCGCGATCTCCTGGTCGGAGACGTCATCCTGCTGCGCCCCGGCGTCTGGCACGGCTACGAGGAGTGCCGCGGTCTCGACTTGTACAACTGCTGCTTCAGCACCGGCCTGCTGCAGCGCGAACTGGCCTGGACTCGGGAGGATCCGTTTCTGGGTTATCTGCTGTGGACCGGCCCCAACTCCATGCAACGTCGAGGCATGCTCACCACGCACGTGGACGCGCGAACGCTCGACGAATGCGTGACCCACCTGGACGGCCTGGCCCGCCTGCGCAACGAGCCCGTGAACCGGCACCGCAGCGACATCATCGGCCGCCTCTCACTGTTCCTCGGCCACGTCGCCCGTGCCGTCGCCGCCGACCGGGGAGGCGATCCCGGCGACGAGGGGCCGACGCACCCGGCCGTGCTCGACGCCATGCGCCTGCTCGAGGCACGGCTGGCGCACAAATGGACCCTGGACGAACTCGCCGAGGAGCTCCATCTGACGCCCCGCTACCTCATTCGCCTGTTCAAAGCCGCCACCGGCCTGCCCCCGATGACCTACCTCGCCCAGCACCGAGTGGAGGAGGCCGCCTCCCTCCTGTTGCACACCGGCCAGCCGATCACCCAGATCGCCCAGGCCGTCGGCTGGGCCGACCAGAACTACTTCGCGCGCCGCTTCAAAGCTCACTACGGGCTGACCGCCACCGCCTACCGGCAGCGCTTCACCCACCCATCGGTCTGGCTCTAGCCTCGACCATGTCGGAGCCGGCGGTTCGGGGCGGTGGCACCGCACCCGCACTCTCGTCGGAGGCCGCAGCACGGAACAACGGGGCAAAGGGTTTCTGATATGGCGACAGGGCGCTCACGATCGACACCCGGACCGCACCCGCCACGGATACGTTGAGCCTGCATTCGGTAGCGGTAGGGCGATGAGCGCGGGCGGCCGCGCGAGGCGGCCCACCGCCACGCAGGACGGCCGCTGCGGGAGAGACGCATGGAGTGGGTGGTCTCGCTGGTCGGTGTGGCGCTGATCATGGCCACTCTTCGAGACCTGTTCCACACGCTCTGGCACCCCACCCGCCATGGAGGTCTGAGCCGGCTCGTCATGGCGGCGTTGTGGAAACTGGCCAAGCACCTCCGTGCGCGCAAACGGGTGGTGGGACTCGTCGGTCCCCTCGCCATGGTGGCAGTGGTCGCCATGTGGGCCCTCATCATCGTCCTCGGCTGGGCCGTCGTCTACTGGCCCCATATGCCCGAGGCATTCGCCTTCTCGTCGGGTTCCGGACTGTCCCGGGAGCCGGAACTGCTCGATTCCGTCTACCTGTCGCTTGTCACGGTCACCACCCTCGGGCTCGGGGACATCGCTCCCGCGGAAGGCTGGCTTCGCGTGCTCTCGCCTCTGGAAGCCCTCATCGGCTTCGTCCTCCTGACGGCCACCGTCTCGTGGGTGCTGCAGATCTTCCCCACGCTGACCCGTCGACGGGTTCTCGCGACCAGGCTGGCCCTCCTGCAGCGAGCGGACCCGTCCGTGCCGGAACTCGACTGCGCCGTCGGGGCCTCGCTGCTGGGAAGCCTGGCCACAGAGGTGGTACGTGTTCGTATCGACTTCACCCAGTACGCCGAGGCGTACTACTTCCACGACGGTGAGGACGATTCGTCGCTGGCGGCCACGATCGGCTATGCCTTTCGCCTCGCCCAGCGCGGGCAGGCGGCGCGACGGGCCGATGTGCGGCTGACGTCCAGGGTGCTCGCCGACGCGCTGCGCGACCTGTCGATCGTCCTCGACCAGCGTTTCCTCCGCACCGACGGGACACCCGCCGAGGTATTCGCCGCGTACGCGGCCGACCACGGACGCGCCCTCACCGGCCCCTGATCGCCCGCCACCGCCGGACGAGGGGCGTGGCCCACGATGCCTACCGGCGGAAGCTGCCGGGCTGCGGCGCCGACCCGAACTTTGACCGCTACCCGACCTTCGCCCGGCCGTCCGGAGGGCAGGTCACCGCGGGTGGGAGGAATGGACGAGGTCACGGCCGACGACCTGGCGCGGGAACGGTTCTTCGCGGACGTTCCGGACCGGCATCGCGCCGTTCTCGCGCCGACCGCCCGCGCCGTCGTCGTACCCGACGGGCACCGCTTCTTCGAGGAGGGGGGCCGCGCCGAATGGTTCTGGCTGGTGCGGTCGGGGACGGTCGCGCTCGATCTGCAGGTGCCCGGGCGGGGGGCGGTGGTGGTGGAGACCCTGCCCGCGGGCTCGGTCGTCGGCTGGTCGTGGCTGTTCCCGCCGCACCGCTGGAGGTTCGGCGCGGTGGCGGTCGGGCCGGTGACCGCCCACCGATTCGAGGGACCGCGGGTGCGGGAGCTGTGCGCGGCCGACCCGGCGCTCGGCTACGACCTGGCGTTGCGGTTCGGGGCGGTGATGCTCGACCGGCTGGAGGCCACCCGGGTCCGCGTGCTGGACCTGTACGCGCGTCCGGAGCAGGTGCCGTGACCGGCGCACGCTCGCCCGTGGCGCCCGTCCCGTACCGGGTCGTCGGCCGCCGGGAGGAGACCGCGGACACGGTGACGCTCGTGCTGGAGCCCGCCGGGCCGTCGATCCCGGAGCCTGCGCCGGGCCAGTTCACGATGATGTACGCGTTCGGCGTCGGTGAGGTGCCGATCTCGGTGAGCCGGACCGGCCGGGTGCTGGAGCAGACGGTACGGGCGGTCGGCCCCGTGACCCGCGCCCTATGCGCGACGCGCCGGGGACAGGTCCTCGGGCTGCGCGGGCCGTTCGGCACCGGCTGGGCTCTGGAGGCGGCGCGCGGCCGCGATCTGGTGTTCGCCGCCGGCGGGATCGGCCTGGCACCGCTGCGTCCGGCAGTGCTGCGAGCGCTGGACGAGGGCGCCGCGTTCGGCCGCGTCGCCGTCCTCATCGGTGCCCGTACCCCGGCGGACCTGCCGTTCGCCGGGGAGCTGGACGAGTGGCGGCGGCGCGGCGCGCAGGTGGAGGTGACCGTCGACCGGCCCGGCCCCGGCTGGACGGGGCATGTAGGGCTGATCACCGCGCTGGCGGGCGCCGCCGACATCGATCCGGCGGGGGCCGCCGCGTTCGTCTGCGGGCCGGAGATCATGATGCGGCTGACGGCCGAGGCCCTCACCGGGCTGGGGATGGACCCCGGCGCCGTCCGGCTGTCCATGGAGCGCAACATGCACTGCGGGGTCGGCTGGTGCGGGCACTGCCAGCTCGGACCGCTGCTGATCTGCCGCGACGGTCCCGTCGTCCCGTACGAACGCGCCGTGCCGCTCATGACGGTCAGGGAGCTGTAGCGATGGGACGTCCGACACTGGCCGTGTGGAAGTTCGCCTCCTGCGACGGCTGCCAGCTCTCGCTCCTGGACTGCGAGGACGAACTGCTGGAACTCGCCGGGCAGATCGAGATCGTGCACTTCCTGGAGGCGTCCGCGGCCGCCGGGGACGGGCCGTACGACGTGTCGCTGGTCGAGGGGTCGATCACGACGGACGCGGACCGGGCACGGATCCGGCACGTGCGGAGGGTCTCACGCAAGCTGATCACGATCGGGGCGTGCGCGACCGCCGGGGGCGTCCAGGCGCTGCGGAACTTCGCCGACGTGGAGGAGTTCGCCTCCGTGGTGTACGCGCGACCGGAGTACGTCGCGACGCTCGCGACGTCCACGCCCATCGCGGCGCACGTCCCGGTGGACTTCGAGCTGCAAGGGTGCCCCATCGACCGGCGCCAGCTCGTGGAGGTCCTGGCCGCCCACCTCGCGGGGCGCCGGCCGGACGTGCCCGACCACAGTGTCTGCTTCGAGTGCAAGATCCGGGGCAACGTGTGCGTGATGGTCGCCCACGGCACGCCGTGCCTGGGGCCGATCACCCACGCCGGCTGCGGAGCGATCTGCCCGTCCTACGGCCGGGGTTGCTATGGCTGCTTCGGCCCGTCGCCGACCTGGGGCGGGGACCGTCCCAACACGCGCGGGCTGCTGCCGTGGCTGGACATGACCGAGGGCGAGGCGCGGCGCGTCCTGTCCACCTTCAACGTCGCCGCCTTCCGCGAGGCGGGCGAACGGGAACCGCGGGAGGAGGCGGGCGATGACGCATCGCCATGACCGAACGCTCAAGGTCGGGGCGCTCGCGCGCGTGGAGGGCGAGGGCGCCATGTACGTGCGGGTACGGGACGGGCGGGTCGAGAAGGTCCGGCTCGACATCTACGAGCCGCCGCGGTTCTTCGAGGCGTTCCTGCGCGGCCGCGCCCACACCGAACCGCCCGACATCACCGCCCGGATCTGCGGGATCTGCCCCATCGCCTACCAGATGAGCGCGTGCCGGGCCATCGAGGACGCCTGCGGCGTGACGGTGGACGGTCCGCTCGGCGATCTGCGGCGCCTGCTGTACTGCGGCGAATGGATCGAGAGCCACGCCCTGCACGTGTACCTGCTGCACGCGCCCGATTTCCTCGGCTATCCCGGCGCGGTCGAGATGGCCCGCGATCAGCGGCCGGTCGTGGAGCGGGGCCTGCGGCTGAAAAAGGCGGGCAACGCGGTGATGGAGCTGCTCGGGGGGCGGGCGATCCATCCGGTGAACGTCCGGGTCGGCGGCTTTCACCGGACGCCGCCGCGCACCGAGCTCGCGCCGCTCGCCGAGACGCTGCGGCGGGCCCGCGACGACGCGCTGGCGACCGTGGAGTGGGCGGCGGGATTCGAGTTCCCCGACTTCGAGCACGCCCACGAGCACCTCGCGCTGGTCGCCGACCGCTACCCGCTGGAAGGCGGCATCCTCCGCCGCGGCACCGGCCGGTCCTTCACGGCGGCCGAGTTCGAGG
Proteins encoded in this region:
- a CDS encoding AraC family transcriptional regulator, with amino-acid sequence MNEPPVEETKGLVYITDGSLAYAGHHIHQDSHPVHTHSFVEIAVVTGGKGVHKSLTGHRDLLVGDVILLRPGVWHGYEECRGLDLYNCCFSTGLLQRELAWTREDPFLGYLLWTGPNSMQRRGMLTTHVDARTLDECVTHLDGLARLRNEPVNRHRSDIIGRLSLFLGHVARAVAADRGGDPGDEGPTHPAVLDAMRLLEARLAHKWTLDELAEELHLTPRYLIRLFKAATGLPPMTYLAQHRVEEAASLLLHTGQPITQIAQAVGWADQNYFARRFKAHYGLTATAYRQRFTHPSVWL
- a CDS encoding potassium channel family protein, with the protein product MEWVVSLVGVALIMATLRDLFHTLWHPTRHGGLSRLVMAALWKLAKHLRARKRVVGLVGPLAMVAVVAMWALIIVLGWAVVYWPHMPEAFAFSSGSGLSREPELLDSVYLSLVTVTTLGLGDIAPAEGWLRVLSPLEALIGFVLLTATVSWVLQIFPTLTRRRVLATRLALLQRADPSVPELDCAVGASLLGSLATEVVRVRIDFTQYAEAYYFHDGEDDSSLAATIGYAFRLAQRGQAARRADVRLTSRVLADALRDLSIVLDQRFLRTDGTPAEVFAAYAADHGRALTGP
- a CDS encoding cyclic nucleotide-binding domain-containing protein; translated protein: MDEVTADDLARERFFADVPDRHRAVLAPTARAVVVPDGHRFFEEGGRAEWFWLVRSGTVALDLQVPGRGAVVVETLPAGSVVGWSWLFPPHRWRFGAVAVGPVTAHRFEGPRVRELCAADPALGYDLALRFGAVMLDRLEATRVRVLDLYARPEQVP
- a CDS encoding FAD/NAD(P)-binding protein gives rise to the protein MTGARSPVAPVPYRVVGRREETADTVTLVLEPAGPSIPEPAPGQFTMMYAFGVGEVPISVSRTGRVLEQTVRAVGPVTRALCATRRGQVLGLRGPFGTGWALEAARGRDLVFAAGGIGLAPLRPAVLRALDEGAAFGRVAVLIGARTPADLPFAGELDEWRRRGAQVEVTVDRPGPGWTGHVGLITALAGAADIDPAGAAAFVCGPEIMMRLTAEALTGLGMDPGAVRLSMERNMHCGVGWCGHCQLGPLLICRDGPVVPYERAVPLMTVREL
- a CDS encoding oxidoreductase, with product MGRPTLAVWKFASCDGCQLSLLDCEDELLELAGQIEIVHFLEASAAAGDGPYDVSLVEGSITTDADRARIRHVRRVSRKLITIGACATAGGVQALRNFADVEEFASVVYARPEYVATLATSTPIAAHVPVDFELQGCPIDRRQLVEVLAAHLAGRRPDVPDHSVCFECKIRGNVCVMVAHGTPCLGPITHAGCGAICPSYGRGCYGCFGPSPTWGGDRPNTRGLLPWLDMTEGEARRVLSTFNVAAFREAGEREPREEAGDDASP
- a CDS encoding Ni/Fe hydrogenase subunit alpha, with product MTHRHDRTLKVGALARVEGEGAMYVRVRDGRVEKVRLDIYEPPRFFEAFLRGRAHTEPPDITARICGICPIAYQMSACRAIEDACGVTVDGPLGDLRRLLYCGEWIESHALHVYLLHAPDFLGYPGAVEMARDQRPVVERGLRLKKAGNAVMELLGGRAIHPVNVRVGGFHRTPPRTELAPLAETLRRARDDALATVEWAAGFEFPDFEHAHEHLALVADRYPLEGGILRRGTGRSFTAAEFEENVVEEQVPHSTALHARFTDGGTYLAGPLARYSLNRERLSPLARQAADLAGLGPVCRNPFRAILVRSVEIVYAVDEALRIIDGYEPPPRPAVPVPPREGTGCGVTEAPRGVLYHRYAIGPDGLIAAARIVPPTSQNQAAIEHDLGRFVASRLHLDDHALTHQCEQAIRNYDPCISCSTHFLDLTVERS